Below is a genomic region from bacterium.
CGCCGACCTGCTTCGCGGCCTGGACGTTCATGGCGTCCCATATGCTGATCCGGTGGCGGCGCGATATTTCGATGGCTTGAAGGACGTCGCCTTCGTTCGGGACGAAGACGAACCATTGTGCGGCTTCGGCGACGATCAACGCCGCCGTTTTCTCGTCCATGCGCCTTTTCAGTTTTCTTGTGAGTCCGTTGTAGAGCTCCAGCAGAATCTGCGTACTGATGGCGCCGATCGAATTGTTGGAGATGCGTTCTATCAGCTCGATCGAAACGCGTTGCTTGCCTGGCGAATTGGCGTCATGCGCATAGATGAGAACGTTCGTATCGACGAACTCAATCGCGCTCATGGAGTTCGTCTCGCGTCCAGGGAATCTGCTCGTTCAGGCCCAGGTTGAACCCTTTTTTCATAAGTTTGAGCGAACGTTTCATCGCCGCGCGATATTTTTCTTCACGGTCGACCAGATTTTCCATCAACTCCGCGACATAGTCGGACAACGACATGCCGCGCTCGATCGCGATGTGGCGCAGGCCGCTTAGCATGTCGGCGGGCAGCGAAAGCGTGATGTTCTGGTGTTCATCCTTCGCGCGAGACCCGGCGTCCTCGTAGGATCGCGCTGTGCGTTGGGCGCTCATTTGCGTTCGCTCCCCGTTTTGGGGGTTTTGGGCTGAGCGCGCTTTTTGCCGCGCGCGCTTACGGCCACCTTCCGGTGCGCTTCCATGGCGCCGCGAAATTGCGGATCGCGATTCATCCGATCCTGCACCAAACGCGCGACAAGGCCCGACACGGAGGTCTCGCGTTCCACCGCCAGGTGGCGGACCTGCTTGAGCAACTCCTTGGGAACCTTGACGGTGACGTTCTTCTTACGCTGCACGATTCGCCTCCTGTTCGCGAGCAGAATAGCACGAAATCGTCGTTCTCGTGCATTCGCGATGTCGTGAAGTCGTGATCTCGTGATCTCGTACGATGGCGAGGAAGAGGAAAAGCAAAACGCGTAGGATTCGATCTCCTTCGTGTTCCTCGCGTCCCTGGCGGCGCCGAAAAACCTAGATTGCGAAATCGCGCGCGTCGTCGGGAGCGGCCGACGCGCTTTTGCCCGCATCCTTGGACGAAAGCAGCGCGGACAGGCCCTGACCCTCGCGCCGGAAGGTGAACACAAGATCGTATTCGTACGCGAGCGCCGTGAGCGGGTGCAGGTGGTCGATCGACGGGAAGCGGAACAGGAAGCGCTCGCCTCGCCCCAGCGCCTCGATGAACGCGGGGTCCGCGTCGAATTCCACGATCGCGTTCTCGCTTGTCATATCGACGAGGTTGGGCTCGGGCCACTGCGTGACGGCATCCGACAAACGCACCACGCGGCGCGCCGATCCGAGGCTCTCGTTGGTGGCGCCACGGATGATGCCGCCGCCGGCAACGCGGCCGTTCGCCGCGATCACGAAGCGGCCGAGCTTCACGTTTTCGTCGAAGGCGTCCGCGGCGACGGGGCGCTTCAGGCGAAGGCGTACGTTGGCGGTTTCGGTGTTGTGGATCTCGGCCGCGTCGCGCTCGAGCACCTCGAGCGTGGAGGAGTCGATGCGCTCTTGCACGCTTGCCAGCTCCGCCTCGACCGACACGGTCGCCAGGCGCAGTTCGTATTTCCGGCCGCGCACGAGCGGATCCCGGCCGAGCCAGAACAGGCTTGCGGAGATTTCCGTCGCGGCGAACGGCGCGGTGGGCGGCGACGCGATGACGTGCCCGCGTTCGGCGAACAGCTCGTCAACCAGCGTCAGCCCGACGCTTTCGCCCGCGCCCGCGGACATGCGTCCGGCTGTCGGCCAGCCCTCGATGGATTTCACGCGCGTCGATTTGCCGGTCGGCGCGATCGTCACCTCTTCGCCCACGCGGATGGTTCCGGACTCGACGCGGCCGACGTAGATGCGTTTGCCGTCCCACTTGTAGATGTCCTGGATGGGCAGGCGCAGCGGCGCGCGTTGATCGACGATCACGGGCAGGAACGCATCGAGCGCCTCCACGAACGTCGGGCCCGAATACCACGGCGCCTTGTCCGTGCGGGAGGCGATGTTGTCGCCGGTCTTCGCGCTCATCGGAATCATGTAGGAGGCGACGAGCCCGACGCTGTGCAGGAAGGTTTTCACCTCGCTCGACACCTGCGCGAACGCCTTTTGCGAGAACTCCAGACGGTCGAGTTTGTTGATGGCCACGATGATCTGCCGGATGCCCAGAAGCGAGAGCACGTAGGCGTGCCGGCGGGTCTGCTCCTGCATGCCTTCCGCCGCGTCGACGATGAGAATCGCCGCGTCCGCGGTGGAGCTGCCGGTGATCATGTTCTTCAGGAATTCCTTGTGCCCCGGCGCGTCGATGATGACGTACGGCCGCTTCTCGGTGCGGAAAAACGTCTGCGCGGTTTCGATCGTGATGTTCTGCTCGCGCTCTTCCTCGAGCGCGTCCATCAGATAGGCGAACTCGAACTCGCGCCCCTGCCGCTTGCAAGCCGCGACAATCTCCGCGTAGCGCTCCGGCGGCAGCGAGCCCGTGTCGTAGAACAGGCGGCCGATGAGCGTGGATTTGCCGTGGTCCACGTGGCCGACGATCACGATCTTGAGGGCGTCGTTGGCTCCCTCCATCATCTCTCCCAAAAACGCGCGCCGCCCCGCCCGGAGCGGGGCGCGGCGCGGAAAATTTCAACGCTCAGGGGCATCTTGAGCGCGGCCGTTTACATGTACCCCAGCGTGCGGAGCTTCTGCATCATGTACGCCTTCTCGTGGTCCTGCGCGCGCCCGGCGCGCTCGGGCGTTTTGGTCACCTTCAACTCGGCGACGATCTCGTCGATCGTCCGGGCGTTCGAGCTGATGGGCATGTTGCAGGGCCAGCAGCCCAGGCTGCGGAATCGCTTGCCGTTGTTGGCGAAATACAAGGGGCAGACGGGGATGTTCTCCCGCTTGGTGTATTCCCAGATATCCAGCTCCGTCCAATGCAAAAGCGGATGGATGCGGATGTGCGTGTCCCTGGAAAAGGTCGTGTTGAATTGATCCCACAGCTCCGGCGGCTGATCGCGGAAATCCCACTCGAAGTTCGCGTCGCGCGGCGAAAAGAAACGTTCCTTGGCGCGCGAGCCTTCCTCGTCGCGGCGGATGCCGAGGATGACGCCCTTGAAGCCCTCGCGGTCGATCACCTGTTGCAGGCCCTTGGTTTTGCGCGCGGTGCAGCACTCGAAGCGGCCCTTGTCAGGCGTGATCGCCTGCGCGTCGGCGTCAGCGTTCGTGTGGACGATGAGGTTCAGCCCCCATTCCCTGGCGTAATGATCGCGGAAGGCGATCAGCTCCGCGGGCTTGTAGGTCGTGTCGATGTGCACGAGCGGAAACGGTACGCGGCCGAAAAACGCCTTGCGCGCCAGCCACAATAGCGCGGTCGAATCCTTGCCGATCGACCACAGCATGGCGATGTCCTCGAAGTGCCGGAACGCCTCGCGGAAGATGTAGATGCTCTGGCTTTCCAGCGCGTCCAGATGATTCATGGTTCTGACGGTCTCCCGAAAGTCTCGTGGATTGTCGCGTATCACTCGCACCATGTCGTTTTACGGCCGCGCCGGATCGTGTCCGACGTGCAGCCCGCACTCCTTGCTTTCCGGGCGCTCCCACCACCAGCGGCCCGCGCGCTCGTCCTCGCCGGGCTCGATCGCCCGCGTGCACGGCGCGCAACCGATCGACGGATAGCCCTTGTCGTGCAGCCGGTTGTAGGGAAGCTCCCGTTCGCGGATGTATTCCCAGACGTCCTTGCTTGTCCATTCGGCAAGCGGATTGAACTTTAAAACCCCGGCGCGGTCGGGATCGGCTTCCACGAGCGGCAGCGCAAAGCGCGTCACGGACTGCTCCTGCCGCCGGCCGGTGATCCACGCCGGCAGATCCTTGATGGCGCGCATCAAAGGCTCGACCTTGCGTATGCCGCAGCACTCGTGCCGGTTCTCGACCGAATCGCGAAACGAATGCAGCCCCTTTTCGCGCTCCAGGCGTTCAACCGCGTCACGCTGAGGAAAATACCACTCGACGCGCAGGCCGAACCGCTCGGCCACGCGGCTGGCCACCTCGTACGTTTCTTCGGGAAGGCGGCCGGTATCGATCGCAAACACCCCCGCGGGTGCGTCGATTTGCGCGAGCATGTCGATGATGACGATGTCCTCCGGGCCGAAGCTGCACGCGAGCTTCAACCCCGCGCCGAAATCGCGCGAGGCCGCCGCGAGCAATTCGCGCGGGTCCTTGATGCCCTTGTATGACGCAACGTTTGACATCATGCGTGCCCGGCGCCCGAAGGCCGTATCCGGCCCGGCGCCTTGCGCCCGTTCGCCTGCTTCAGGCGATTCGGGATCTGCTACCCAAAACCCTCGTGTCCCTCACCCCGCGAAAGCGCTCCGAAACAAGGGCACCTCGCGCCTCTTTTCCGGACTTCGGTTCGCGCGCGTGCGGTTTATAGCGCCGCTTGCGCGAGGACACAACCGACGCCGACTATACTAAATTGATCGAGAAAGTCAAGAATGATCGTCCCACAGCGAGGCGGACCATCTAAATCGTGAAATTTGCTACATATTCTCTCTGCGCCTCGGCCTTATCCACAAGGTCTTGCAGGCTCCAGTTCCCGAAAACGCCCTGCATGGCGCCGCGCGCCTCGCCCCAGACCAGCGCGAGCGTCAGATCGACCTCGTTTTGCGGCGTCAGGCCGTTTTCGCCGGCACCGGGATATTGAACGATATCGCCCTCGAAAAATTCAATGATGTCCTGGACCTTGATCTGCGAGGGCCGCCGCGCGAGGAGATACCCGCCATCGGAGCCTCGGCGCGAATCGACGAACCCCGCCTGGCGAAGCTGGCGGAGGATCGCCTCGAGAAAACGGATGGGGATGTTCTGCCGCTCGGCGATCGTTCCGATCTTGATCGGCGCCTGGCGCTCATGCCGCGCGAGGTGGAACATCGCCTTCAAGCCATAATAGCATTTTTGCGAAACGAGATTGGACAAGACACTCTCCGCGCGGCGCCCGCCAATCACGATAAATTGGCGGCGCGGGAAGTCAAGGAGAAAGAGGATCGGGGATCGAGGATCAAGGATTGAGTGAATCACAAGCGCCGGGAGCGCAGACGTCCCGCCTGCTTCGGAGACGGGCTTCACCTCTCGACGCACTCCAAAAACCACGCTCGTGTCTTCCCAAATCGGCCGCTCGCGGGACGCCTGCGCTTCCGGGAGGTTCCTCGCTCCCAAAGGTTACGGCGCGCTGGTGTAGCCGCGGAAGGCGTCGAACTCCACGGTGCCTTCAGGCGGGCCTTCGGTCGCGAACTTCACGCCGGTCATGTCGCCGGGAAGACCCACACCTTCGTAATACGTTTCGAGATTCACGCACGCCGTCGCGGCCTGATCGACCTTCACTTCGTAACTCGCATTGACGCGATCGACCATCACATCGATCGCGTACCATTCGTCGTACGCGATCCCCGCGAGACAGGTCACCCACGCGCCGAGGCTGTGGTCGTACGCCTTGATGTCGCCGTCGCGGAAGAAAACCATCATGCGCCACGGGTGGCTGATGCCGTCCTCGGTGTAATAGGTGCCGAATCCGCCGTGCGTGTCCGCGCGGATGCGCATGCTGACTTGCACGCCGTAGGTATCCGGCAGCGGTGCCGGTTCCTCGAAATACAACGAAGCCCACGTTTCGCGGATGCCGTCAAACGAAAGGTTGTCGTCGAGGATCTGCAGGATGCTTCCGCCCGGCGGCGTGAACAGCGGCCACACGCGCGGGAAGGTGCCATTCCAGGGATCGTTCGAGAACGACCACGGCGCGCCGGGCACCGACCCGATCGTCCAGCTCTCGAAGTTGTCGTAGTAGAGGATGTCGAACTGATAGTCTGATTGCAGGCCGAGGTTGCCGAGAAAATCCTCGGGCAGGATCTTCAACGCCGTCGTCCCGGGGAATTCGAGACTGAACGGCGCCACCTCGGTGAACGTGCCGGGTTGACCGGGAACGGGGTCGGAGCCGTCGAGTGTGTAGTACACCTCGGGATCCGTATCCGCGAGATCCGTGCAGTTCACGGTGACCTGCAGCGGACCGATGCCGAGCGGCGCGTACGGGCCGCCATAAGTTCCGGAATCGGGATCGGTCACGCACACCGGACCTTCGTAGTCGAACCGGTACAACTCTTCCTGGGGCAGCTCCTCATTGTCGTACACGTCGATCGCGAAAAACTTCACGGTCGTATCCGCGAGGACGCCGCTGATCGTGACCGGCGTCGGTCCGGACATCGTTGTTCCGCCGCCCGGTACGGGATCGCTGCCGTCCGTCGTGTAGTAGATCGTCGGCGTCGGGTCGTCGTTGTCCACCGCCGTCAACGTCACGCCGATCGTGTCGTTGAACCATCCGCCATCGGGCGTCGCCGTCGTGACCGGCGCTTCCGGATCGACCGTGTCGTCGTCGGCGTCGTCGTCGATGTCGTCATCGTCGATGTCGTCATCATCGGTGTCATCATCGTCGAGGTCGTCGTCGATGTCGTCATCCTCGAAGTCGTCATCGTCGAAGTCGTCATCGGAAAACGAGTCGTCGTCTCCCGGCTGCGTGTCGTCGTCGCCGAAATCGGAATACGTCAGACCGGGGCGGCCGCCGTCGTCATCGTCATCGTCGTCCCCGCACGAACAGCCCGCGACGGCAAGCGGAATCGCCAGAACCAGAGCCGCTGCAAACGTAAAATTTTTCATGGCGTACCTCAGCTTTTTTTAATCGGCGCGTGAGCCGAAAACCCCAAGCCGACGCCGCGGGCTCCCGTCACGCCAAACTGCGCGGTGTCGATCTTCCCCATTGTTCATGCAGTATACCAAGGACCTGAAAAAACAGAAGGCATTTTCCGAAAAAATTTCCGAAAAATTGACTTCAAGATTACGGAAATCATTACGAAATTACCCGCGTACGCGCCTGCGGCTACGAATCCACATCATGAATCATCATTCAATTGTCGTCGTATGAATTTGGCGACTGCCTATTCACGCGGGATGACGCACGACGATCCCCGCCACGCGATTCAAAACGGGCGTATCGCCGCGGTTCGATCACGCGTGTTTCGCGCGGCGCCGGTCGCCGTGTCCGCGCCGTCGTCGATCGCGCCGAGCCGGAGCCGGACTTGCCCTTGGCGCGCGCGGGCCGATCATGATACAGCATGTCCCCTCGCGATCCTTTTGAGCGCGGGATTCTCTCGTCGCTTCGCGCACGAATCCGAGATCGACGCATGCCGCAGGTCATCGCTCTGGCCAACCGCAAAGGCGGTGTGGGAAAGACGACGACGGCCATCAACCTGGCCGCCGGACTTGCGCTCGCCCGCCGCAAGGTGCTGCTGGTCGATCTCGATCCGCAGGCCAACGCCACAAGCGGCCTCGGCGTCGGCACGGGCGACCGCGATCCGAACGTGTACGACGTCCTGGTCGGCCGCGCCGCGATGACGTCGGTTGTGCGGCGCACGGAAACCGGCCGCCTGTTTCTGGTGCCGAGCGCGCGCGATCTGGCCGCGCTCGAAATCGAATTGGCCAACGCCGACGACCGTGCGTTCTATTTGCGCCGGGCGCTCGAGCCGATGCGCCGCGAGTTCGACTACGTGCTCATCGACGCGCCGCCGTCGCTGGGCATCCTGACCTTGAACGCGCTCGTCGCCGCGGACGAGGTGATGGTGCCGCTGCAGACGGAATATTACGCGCTCGAGGGGCTGACGGAGATGATGGAGACGATCGACATGGTGCGCCGCCAGGTCAACGCCGACTTGCGCGTCGGCGGCATCATCCTGACGATGACCGACCGGCGCACGAATCTGGCGCGCCAGGTGGAGGAAGAGGTGCGCGCGCATTTCCCGGTCGAGACCTTCGAGACGACCATCCCTCGCGGCATCCGCCTGGCGGAAGCGCCGAGCTTCGGCAAGACCATCTTCGAATACGACATCCGCAGCTCGGGCGCGGACGCCTATCTCGCGCTGGCGCGCGAGCTGGTGCGCCGCGAGAAGGCGATCATCGCGGAGGCCGCCGGCGGATGACCTCGAAGAAGCGACCCGCGCTCGGCAAGGGATTGTCCGCGCTGCTTGCCGGCAAGGAGACGGACGCTCCGTCCGCCGCGCGCACCGGCGAAACGCCCGCGCCGGGCGCGGGCGAGGTGACGCGCCTTTCCGTCGAGGCGATCGTGCCGAACCCGCGCCAGGCGCGGCGCCTGTTCGAGTCCGGTTCGCTTGCCGAGCTGGCCGCGTCGATCCGCGAGGCGGGCATCCTGCAACCGCTCGCGGTGCGCCGGCGCGACGACGGCAAATACGAGCTGATCGCGGGCGAGCGCCGGTTCCGCGCGGCGCGCATGATCGGGCTTTCGAGCGTGCCGGTCGTCGTGCTCGACGCGAGCGGGCGCGAGTCGTCGATCATGTCGCTCATCGAGAACATGCAGCGAGAGAATCTGAATCCGATCGAGGAGGCCGAAGGCATCGCGCGTCTGATGGACGAATTCGATCTGACGCAGGAGCAGGTTTCCGAACGGATCGGCAAGAGCCGCAGCGCGGTCGCCAATTCCGTGCGTCTGCTGAATTTGCCGGACGAGGTGAAAAAGGGGCTTCTCGATGAAACGATCACCGCCGGTCACGCGCGGGCGATCGCGGGCCTCGCGGACATCGGCCTTTTGCTCGCGGCGTACGAGCGCATCGTGCAAAACGATTTGTCCGTGCGCGAAACCGAGCGCATGGTCGCGGGCTTCGCGCGCCGCGACGAGCCCGGGGAGCCGGAGGCCGCGGATCCGCCGGTGCGCGAGGCGCGGCGTCGCGACGCGAACCTCGAGGCTTATGTCGGCGAGCTTTCGCAGACGCTCGGGCGGAAGATCACGGTGAGCGGCGACGAAAAGAAGGGCCGTGTGGAGTTGCACTACTTTTCGCGCGAGGACAGGGACCGTATGCTGGAGCAACTTCACGACTTGGGAAAATCCCGGTCGTCCTGACCGGTCTTACACAAGCAACGCCATTTCGGGGCGCGTCGGCGTCCGTGAGAAGGAGGAGGAACATGGTTGATGAGATGGGGGGCTTCCCGAAGGACGTCAACGCCTTCATCGGCAAGAACAGCGAGTTCGTCGGCAAGCTGACCTTTGACGGCACGGTGCGCATCGACGGCAAGGTCGACGGCGAAATTTTCTCGAAGGGCACGCTGATCATCGGCCCGGGCGCGCAGATCAAGGCCAAGGTGAACGTGGATGTGGTCATCGTGTCCGGCACGATCACCGGCAATATCCACGCAAAAAAGCGTACGGAGCTTCGCGCGCCGGGCAAGCTCTACGGCAACATCGCGACGCCGTCGCTGGTCGTCGAGCAGGGCGTCATCTTCGAGGGCAACTGCAAGATGGAAAACCTGCCGGCCGACGTGGAAACCGAGGACAAGGGCGACAAGACCGAAAAGTCCGAGCGGCCGAGCCAGCCGAACCTGCGCGCCGCGGACAGCGGCCGCGAGCGCGAGCGCGGAGCGTAAACCCGCGGCCTATTTCTTTTTTGACCTGGCGACATGCGCCCGGATCGCCTTCGCGAATCCGGGCGCGTTGATGTCAAGCTCGGTCAACAGATGATCGAGAGATATGGGCGGATCCGTGCAGTCGCGAACTTGTGCGCGAAGCACGTCGGTAACGCCGTCAGGATCGGACTCGAAAATTCGCGTCATGAATACGTCGGGCTTCATCGCGACGACGCCAGGCGGAAGCTTGCTGAAATGCCGGGTGTTCGCGGTGACAATGATGGAAGCCCGCGATTTGACGGCGACGGCGGAAACATGCCGGTCGTGGGGATGATTCGGCATCGTCGGTATCAGAGCGTTGAAATCCGTTACGTCGGCATCCGGAAAGCCTTCATTCAAGATACTTCGTAAACGCGCAGCACGTTCGGGCTTTGACATGCGGCGCGCCACGAGCGTCCGCACCAATTCATCGAGGATGTTTTGCGATCAACGGACCTGAATCAGCCCCGACTCCGCGAATCGCAGCAGGGTGTCGCGAAGGGCGGCGGGTACGAGGACATTTGTGTCGAGCACGGCAATCGGAACCGCCATGATGCCTTAGGAACC
It encodes:
- a CDS encoding PIN domain-containing protein, with the protein product MSAIEFVDTNVLIYAHDANSPGKQRVSIELIERISNNSIGAISTQILLELYNGLTRKLKRRMDEKTAALIVAEAAQWFVFVPNEGDVLQAIEISRRHRISIWDAMNVQAAKQVGAKVLWTEDLNDGQVIDAVRIRNPYA
- a CDS encoding CopG family transcriptional regulator — protein: MSAQRTARSYEDAGSRAKDEHQNITLSLPADMLSGLRHIAIERGMSLSDYVAELMENLVDREEKYRAAMKRSLKLMKKGFNLGLNEQIPWTRDELHERD
- a CDS encoding GTP-binding protein — its product is MEGANDALKIVIVGHVDHGKSTLIGRLFYDTGSLPPERYAEIVAACKRQGREFEFAYLMDALEEEREQNITIETAQTFFRTEKRPYVIIDAPGHKEFLKNMITGSSTADAAILIVDAAEGMQEQTRRHAYVLSLLGIRQIIVAINKLDRLEFSQKAFAQVSSEVKTFLHSVGLVASYMIPMSAKTGDNIASRTDKAPWYSGPTFVEALDAFLPVIVDQRAPLRLPIQDIYKWDGKRIYVGRVESGTIRVGEEVTIAPTGKSTRVKSIEGWPTAGRMSAGAGESVGLTLVDELFAERGHVIASPPTAPFAATEISASLFWLGRDPLVRGRKYELRLATVSVEAELASVQERIDSSTLEVLERDAAEIHNTETANVRLRLKRPVAADAFDENVKLGRFVIAANGRVAGGGIIRGATNESLGSARRVVRLSDAVTQWPEPNLVDMTSENAIVEFDADPAFIEALGRGERFLFRFPSIDHLHPLTALAYEYDLVFTFRREGQGLSALLSSKDAGKSASAAPDDARDFAI
- a CDS encoding sulfate adenylyltransferase subunit 2, giving the protein MNHLDALESQSIYIFREAFRHFEDIAMLWSIGKDSTALLWLARKAFFGRVPFPLVHIDTTYKPAELIAFRDHYAREWGLNLIVHTNADADAQAITPDKGRFECCTARKTKGLQQVIDREGFKGVILGIRRDEEGSRAKERFFSPRDANFEWDFRDQPPELWDQFNTTFSRDTHIRIHPLLHWTELDIWEYTKRENIPVCPLYFANNGKRFRSLGCWPCNMPISSNARTIDEIVAELKVTKTPERAGRAQDHEKAYMMQKLRTLGYM
- a CDS encoding phosphoadenylyl-sulfate reductase codes for the protein MSNVASYKGIKDPRELLAAASRDFGAGLKLACSFGPEDIVIIDMLAQIDAPAGVFAIDTGRLPEETYEVASRVAERFGLRVEWYFPQRDAVERLEREKGLHSFRDSVENRHECCGIRKVEPLMRAIKDLPAWITGRRQEQSVTRFALPLVEADPDRAGVLKFNPLAEWTSKDVWEYIRERELPYNRLHDKGYPSIGCAPCTRAIEPGEDERAGRWWWERPESKECGLHVGHDPARP
- a CDS encoding Rrf2 family transcriptional regulator; this encodes MSNLVSQKCYYGLKAMFHLARHERQAPIKIGTIAERQNIPIRFLEAILRQLRQAGFVDSRRGSDGGYLLARRPSQIKVQDIIEFFEGDIVQYPGAGENGLTPQNEVDLTLALVWGEARGAMQGVFGNWSLQDLVDKAEAQREYVANFTI
- a CDS encoding chitobiase/beta-hexosaminidase C-terminal domain-containing protein; the encoded protein is MKNFTFAAALVLAIPLAVAGCSCGDDDDDDDGGRPGLTYSDFGDDDTQPGDDDSFSDDDFDDDDFEDDDIDDDLDDDDTDDDDIDDDDIDDDADDDTVDPEAPVTTATPDGGWFNDTIGVTLTAVDNDDPTPTIYYTTDGSDPVPGGGTTMSGPTPVTISGVLADTTVKFFAIDVYDNEELPQEELYRFDYEGPVCVTDPDSGTYGGPYAPLGIGPLQVTVNCTDLADTDPEVYYTLDGSDPVPGQPGTFTEVAPFSLEFPGTTALKILPEDFLGNLGLQSDYQFDILYYDNFESWTIGSVPGAPWSFSNDPWNGTFPRVWPLFTPPGGSILQILDDNLSFDGIRETWASLYFEEPAPLPDTYGVQVSMRIRADTHGGFGTYYTEDGISHPWRMMVFFRDGDIKAYDHSLGAWVTCLAGIAYDEWYAIDVMVDRVNASYEVKVDQAATACVNLETYYEGVGLPGDMTGVKFATEGPPEGTVEFDAFRGYTSAP
- a CDS encoding ParA family protein; its protein translation is MPQVIALANRKGGVGKTTTAINLAAGLALARRKVLLVDLDPQANATSGLGVGTGDRDPNVYDVLVGRAAMTSVVRRTETGRLFLVPSARDLAALEIELANADDRAFYLRRALEPMRREFDYVLIDAPPSLGILTLNALVAADEVMVPLQTEYYALEGLTEMMETIDMVRRQVNADLRVGGIILTMTDRRTNLARQVEEEVRAHFPVETFETTIPRGIRLAEAPSFGKTIFEYDIRSSGADAYLALARELVRREKAIIAEAAGG
- a CDS encoding ParB/RepB/Spo0J family partition protein, yielding MTSKKRPALGKGLSALLAGKETDAPSAARTGETPAPGAGEVTRLSVEAIVPNPRQARRLFESGSLAELAASIREAGILQPLAVRRRDDGKYELIAGERRFRAARMIGLSSVPVVVLDASGRESSIMSLIENMQRENLNPIEEAEGIARLMDEFDLTQEQVSERIGKSRSAVANSVRLLNLPDEVKKGLLDETITAGHARAIAGLADIGLLLAAYERIVQNDLSVRETERMVAGFARRDEPGEPEAADPPVREARRRDANLEAYVGELSQTLGRKITVSGDEKKGRVELHYFSREDRDRMLEQLHDLGKSRSS
- a CDS encoding polymer-forming cytoskeletal protein; this encodes MGGFPKDVNAFIGKNSEFVGKLTFDGTVRIDGKVDGEIFSKGTLIIGPGAQIKAKVNVDVVIVSGTITGNIHAKKRTELRAPGKLYGNIATPSLVVEQGVIFEGNCKMENLPADVETEDKGDKTEKSERPSQPNLRAADSGRERERGA